One window from the genome of Tolypothrix sp. NIES-4075 encodes:
- a CDS encoding M28 family peptidase: protein MNLKKLLQTHLTFIARDRDPYLATGGHFFVKQYIKEQFEQWGSVEIHTFEVNGKACKNLILNLPPKRSRHQNLPPILIAAHYDAVPGTPGADDNATGVAVLLELARMFATEPAKYPLRLVAFDMEEYGLLGSADYAAKLKQEKRSLRLMMSLEMLGYCDATPNSQNYPSPLERFYPNRGDFIALIGNLRTLPDLINLSRSIRQSGTPSEWLPVPNRGLIVRDTRRSDHAPFWDAGYPAIMVTDTANMRNPHYHKPSDTIATLNLDFLTGVCQGLEKGIRRL, encoded by the coding sequence GTGAATTTAAAAAAGTTGTTGCAAACTCATCTTACGTTTATAGCCCGCGATCGCGATCCATATTTGGCGACAGGGGGACATTTTTTTGTCAAACAATACATCAAAGAACAGTTTGAACAATGGGGAAGTGTGGAAATCCACACCTTTGAGGTAAACGGGAAAGCTTGTAAAAACCTGATATTGAATTTACCTCCAAAGCGATCGCGTCATCAGAATTTACCACCAATTTTAATTGCAGCACACTACGATGCTGTACCGGGAACACCTGGGGCTGATGATAATGCTACAGGTGTAGCAGTGTTGCTGGAATTGGCAAGAATGTTTGCCACAGAACCAGCAAAATATCCTTTGCGATTGGTAGCTTTTGATATGGAAGAATACGGTTTACTTGGTAGCGCTGATTATGCAGCCAAGTTAAAGCAAGAAAAGCGATCGCTACGTTTGATGATGTCTTTGGAAATGTTGGGTTATTGCGATGCGACTCCAAATTCGCAAAATTATCCTTCACCTTTAGAACGTTTTTACCCAAATCGTGGCGATTTTATCGCTTTAATTGGCAATTTACGGACTTTACCTGATTTAATTAATCTGAGTCGCAGTATTCGTCAATCTGGTACACCTAGCGAATGGCTACCCGTGCCAAATAGAGGTTTAATTGTTCGCGATACAAGACGAAGCGATCATGCACCTTTTTGGGATGCAGGTTATCCCGCAATTATGGTGACAGATACAGCTAATATGCGAAATCCACATTATCACAAACCTAGTGATACTATTGCAACTTTAAATTTAGATTTTCTTACAGGTGTCTGTCAAGGTTTGGAAAAAGGTATTAGAAGGTTGTGA
- the cdaA gene encoding diadenylate cyclase CdaA, translating to MGDWWKQWLINLGQSGSLLLKTLDIALVLALTYMILVIISERRTLWMVRGFIVLMLASALSSSLGLPLLNFVLEKLVIGCAVAMAVALQSEFRRFLEQLGRGEFRQLFLPSNRTVPKSDSVIDEIVDAVKELSKNRIGALLILETSGPIDERDFSVPGVKLNAEVSKELIQTIFQPKTLLHDGATMIRGSRIVSSGIILPLSGRTASRQLGTRHRAAMGITERVENCICVVVSEETGSISLAERGILNRPLTLTKLKESLEARLSPTVDREAVAPGLLSLVRQIRSKALALISRLLGLPSTASRDKK from the coding sequence ATGGGAGATTGGTGGAAGCAATGGCTGATAAACCTAGGACAGTCTGGGTCTTTGCTGCTTAAGACTCTGGATATAGCCTTAGTACTGGCGCTGACTTACATGATCCTAGTTATTATCAGTGAGCGCCGGACACTGTGGATGGTGCGGGGATTTATTGTGTTGATGCTGGCGTCAGCTCTCAGCAGCAGTTTGGGGCTACCACTGTTAAATTTTGTATTGGAAAAGTTGGTGATTGGCTGTGCTGTGGCGATGGCTGTAGCGCTCCAATCAGAGTTTCGACGATTTTTGGAACAATTGGGACGTGGCGAATTTCGGCAGTTATTTCTACCATCGAATCGGACAGTCCCGAAGTCTGATAGTGTGATTGATGAAATTGTCGATGCAGTAAAAGAACTGTCGAAAAACCGGATTGGTGCTTTGCTGATTTTGGAAACTAGCGGTCCAATTGACGAGCGCGATTTTTCTGTGCCCGGAGTAAAGCTGAATGCGGAAGTTTCTAAGGAACTGATACAGACAATTTTTCAGCCAAAAACTCTTTTGCACGATGGGGCAACAATGATCCGTGGATCGCGGATTGTGTCATCTGGTATAATTTTACCGCTTTCGGGACGCACAGCCTCGCGCCAGTTGGGAACACGCCACCGGGCTGCGATGGGAATTACTGAGCGAGTCGAAAATTGCATTTGTGTGGTTGTATCAGAAGAAACGGGTTCTATTTCTTTAGCGGAAAGGGGAATCCTAAATAGACCGCTGACACTCACGAAGCTGAAAGAGTCTTTAGAGGCTCGATTATCGCCAACTGTAGATCGAGAAGCTGTGGCTCCAGGTCTGTTAAGCTTGGTACGTCAGATTCGTAGTAAGGCACTAGCCCTAATTTCACGTTTACTTGGATTACCATCGACCGCTTCGCGAGATAAAAAATGA
- a CDS encoding DUF3143 domain-containing protein — protein sequence MNKVSADTPLYNHPLPQIEQWLKNQGCQQDEQQPHCWHVQRPLWQAEIWLDIEQIIVRYFPSGEKGQDIQRSFKYSLSREDIEQAVFSGP from the coding sequence ATGAATAAAGTTTCCGCCGATACTCCCTTATATAACCACCCCCTACCTCAGATTGAGCAGTGGTTAAAAAACCAAGGCTGTCAGCAAGATGAGCAACAGCCGCATTGTTGGCATGTCCAGCGACCTTTATGGCAAGCCGAAATCTGGCTCGACATTGAGCAAATCATCGTGCGATATTTCCCTTCTGGGGAAAAAGGGCAAGATATACAGCGATCGTTTAAGTACTCCCTCAGTCGGGAAGATATAGAACAAGCGGTTTTTTCAGGACCGTAA
- a CDS encoding Uma2 family endonuclease: MTASVKRIPPLESGDRLSRDEFERRYTAMPHIKKAELIEGIVYMASPLRFNSHGKPHAQLITWLGVYQVSTPGVELGDNVTVRLDLDNEPQPDVVLLIDERLGGQARISDDDYVEGAPELVVEVAASSAANDLHDKKRAYRRNGVQEYIVWQILENKLNWFSLQNSEYVLLEPDTDGVIKSRVFPGLWLDLHSSSAAEMTKVLAVVQQGLNSEEHAEFVQRLTR; the protein is encoded by the coding sequence ATGACAGCATCGGTAAAACGTATCCCGCCGTTAGAAAGTGGCGATCGCCTTTCTCGTGACGAATTTGAGCGTCGATATACCGCAATGCCGCATATTAAGAAAGCAGAGTTGATAGAAGGAATAGTGTATATGGCGTCACCTCTACGTTTTAACAGTCATGGAAAACCCCACGCACAGTTAATAACTTGGTTGGGAGTTTACCAAGTTTCTACTCCAGGTGTCGAGTTAGGTGATAATGTCACAGTACGTCTGGATTTAGATAATGAGCCACAGCCCGATGTTGTACTGTTAATTGACGAACGCTTAGGAGGACAAGCACGTATTAGTGATGATGATTATGTAGAAGGTGCCCCGGAGTTAGTTGTAGAAGTCGCAGCTAGCAGCGCGGCAAATGATTTACATGACAAGAAAAGAGCATATCGTCGTAACGGCGTTCAAGAATATATCGTTTGGCAGATTTTAGAAAATAAACTTAATTGGTTCAGCTTGCAAAATAGCGAGTATGTGTTATTAGAACCAGATACAGATGGTGTTATTAAAAGTCGCGTATTTCCCGGTTTGTGGTTGGATCTGCACAGCAGTAGTGCAGCAGAGATGACAAAAGTTTTAGCAGTGGTGCAACAAGGGTTAAATAGTGAAGAACACGCAGAATTTGTGCAGCGTTTGACACGGTAG
- a CDS encoding DnaJ C-terminal domain-containing protein — translation MQNLQNFRDYYEILGVPKEASSEEIKKNYRRLARQYHPDLNPGNKAAEDKFKDIGEAYEILSDPTKRAQYDQFSRYWNQRGFSGKQASKGKGWGNQKSDRTNTQDVNPSDFANFEDFINQVVGVKNDKNGASDSTNGANRDPYRSPRSKVEYTVPKTPRSTRRDIEARLTLPLEKAYVGGNERIRLEDGRSLEVTMPPGMVTGQTIRLRNQGIGGGDLYLKITVEPHPLFKLEGLNIFCQVPVTPSEAVLGGQVEAPTLDGPVKMSIPQGVRSGQRFRLANKGYPNEGGKRGDQLVEIQIVTPKTISQEEKELYEKLRQIETFKPRADLLG, via the coding sequence ATGCAAAATTTGCAGAATTTTCGCGATTATTACGAAATTTTAGGAGTACCTAAAGAAGCCTCAAGTGAGGAAATTAAAAAGAATTATCGCCGATTAGCGCGGCAGTATCATCCAGACTTAAATCCGGGAAACAAAGCAGCCGAAGACAAATTTAAGGATATCGGTGAGGCTTATGAAATCCTTAGCGATCCAACCAAACGAGCCCAATACGATCAGTTTAGCCGCTACTGGAATCAAAGAGGTTTTAGTGGCAAACAGGCATCAAAAGGTAAAGGTTGGGGTAATCAGAAAAGCGATCGCACTAATACTCAAGATGTAAATCCCAGCGATTTTGCCAACTTTGAAGACTTTATTAATCAAGTTGTCGGTGTAAAAAATGATAAAAATGGGGCAAGTGATTCTACTAATGGTGCTAACCGCGATCCCTATCGTAGCCCCAGAAGCAAAGTTGAATACACAGTACCGAAAACTCCTCGCAGTACCCGTCGAGATATAGAAGCGAGATTAACTTTACCACTAGAAAAAGCTTATGTAGGCGGTAATGAACGGATTCGCTTAGAAGATGGGCGATCGCTAGAAGTTACTATGCCTCCAGGTATGGTAACAGGTCAAACCATCCGCTTGCGTAACCAAGGCATTGGTGGGGGAGACTTGTACCTAAAAATTACCGTCGAACCGCATCCTCTATTTAAACTAGAAGGCTTAAATATATTTTGCCAAGTACCTGTGACTCCCAGCGAAGCCGTTTTAGGTGGACAAGTAGAAGCACCAACCCTGGATGGACCCGTGAAAATGTCAATTCCTCAAGGAGTTAGGTCTGGTCAACGATTTCGTCTGGCAAATAAAGGCTACCCCAACGAAGGTGGTAAACGCGGCGATCAATTGGTGGAAATTCAAATAGTTACTCCGAAAACTATTAGCCAAGAAGAAAAAGAATTATACGAAAAATTGCGTCAAATTGAAACCTTTAAACCTCGCGCTGATTTACTGGGATAG
- the uppS gene encoding polyprenyl diphosphate synthase — protein MTVHHTELQYLPADLKRELLPKHVAVIMDGNGRWAKRQGLPRIIGHKHGVDALKDLLRCCKDWGIAALTAYAFSTENWKRPQEEVDFLMTLFQRVLRQELREMLEENVQIKFVGNLQALPRILQEEISRSMEETKDNRAIRFTVATNYGGRQEILQATRAIADQVKQGLLQPDEIDEATFERHLYTAGICDPDLLIRTSGEMRISNFLLWQMAYAEIYITETLWPDFDRAEFHRALSAYQQRERRFGKV, from the coding sequence ATGACAGTACACCATACAGAACTGCAATATTTGCCCGCTGACTTAAAGCGAGAATTACTGCCCAAACACGTTGCGGTGATTATGGATGGCAATGGTCGATGGGCTAAACGTCAAGGTCTACCCCGAATTATCGGTCACAAACACGGTGTTGATGCGCTGAAGGATTTGCTTCGCTGTTGTAAAGATTGGGGAATTGCTGCGCTGACGGCTTATGCTTTTTCGACTGAGAATTGGAAAAGACCTCAGGAAGAAGTTGATTTTTTGATGACTTTGTTCCAAAGAGTTTTGCGTCAAGAATTGCGCGAAATGCTGGAGGAAAATGTACAAATTAAGTTTGTCGGAAATTTGCAAGCTTTACCGCGTATTCTTCAAGAAGAAATTTCCCGTTCTATGGAAGAAACTAAGGATAATCGCGCTATCCGCTTTACAGTTGCTACAAACTACGGTGGACGCCAGGAAATTTTACAAGCAACTCGTGCGATCGCCGATCAAGTAAAGCAAGGTCTACTTCAACCTGATGAAATTGATGAAGCGACTTTTGAGCGTCATCTCTACACCGCAGGAATTTGCGATCCAGATTTATTAATCCGCACCAGTGGGGAAATGCGAATTTCAAATTTCCTTCTTTGGCAAATGGCTTACGCGGAAATTTATATCACCGAAACTCTATGGCCCGATTTTGACCGCGCCGAATTTCACCGCGCTTTATCTGCTTATCAGCAACGAGAAAGACGGTTTGGCAAGGTGTGA
- a CDS encoding XcyI family restriction endonuclease, with the protein MQKLLIKEAKEHNLLAAFILPVSTAIELYNPDQLEEQLGNIEFYRGVMLANHTSILFSSEPDISLLNNQGTTVGVIEVKGGADPAGALERYGAAKKSFESAFRKNSEVRTILVASCITSEVHTRIQNDSTISAYFNLTEILSENSRQYDSFIQEVFSLLQA; encoded by the coding sequence GTGCAAAAGCTTCTTATCAAAGAAGCGAAGGAACACAATCTTCTTGCTGCTTTTATCTTGCCTGTAAGTACGGCAATCGAACTATACAATCCCGATCAACTCGAAGAACAACTAGGAAATATTGAATTTTATCGAGGTGTCATGTTGGCTAATCACACCTCAATACTTTTTTCTAGTGAGCCAGATATTTCACTTTTAAACAATCAGGGTACAACAGTCGGTGTAATTGAGGTGAAAGGAGGTGCCGATCCTGCTGGAGCACTTGAACGTTATGGTGCTGCTAAAAAATCCTTTGAGTCAGCTTTTCGCAAAAACTCAGAGGTTAGAACGATTCTCGTTGCTAGCTGTATTACGAGTGAAGTGCATACTCGTATTCAAAATGACTCAACTATTTCCGCTTATTTTAATTTAACAGAGATATTGAGTGAAAACTCAAGACAATATGACTCTTTTATTCAAGAGGTATTTTCACTTTTACAGGCATAA
- a CDS encoding sensor histidine kinase, whose product MNILVNAIDALEEFNAKRTYQEIRDNPCRITIRTSVVNSQWVKIALAKPAEGIADNGSGIPESIQKQIFNPFFTTKPVGKGTGMGMAISYQIITEKHHGKLEFFSTPGEGTEFVVQIPIQQVSKVV is encoded by the coding sequence ATGAACATTCTTGTAAATGCAATTGATGCGCTGGAAGAATTCAATGCTAAACGAACTTATCAGGAAATCCGGGATAATCCCTGTCGCATCACGATTCGTACTTCTGTTGTTAATTCGCAATGGGTAAAAATTGCGTTGGCGAAGCCCGCCGAAGGCATCGCTGACAATGGGTCTGGGATTCCTGAATCGATTCAAAAACAGATTTTCAATCCGTTCTTTACAACAAAACCTGTGGGCAAGGGAACAGGAATGGGAATGGCTATCAGCTATCAAATCATCACCGAAAAACATCACGGCAAATTAGAATTTTTTTCCACACCTGGAGAAGGAACGGAGTTTGTAGTTCAAATTCCTATCCAGCAAGTCTCGAAAGTAGTATAA
- a CDS encoding J domain-containing protein has product MPQRSEPTYYSLLGLHPSASVIEIRHAYRELSKRFHPDTTELPAAIATAKFQQLNEAYATLSSPERRLSYDLKIGYSRFGVIQAPADLNHPVANFYDWSKSAYLDASDRPLSQGEIFALFIMGLTILGCLLLAIAIGLTRGDAAFQTQLTPPTPVVQEQIYHFSQTNNSLEINK; this is encoded by the coding sequence ATGCCACAAAGGAGTGAACCTACCTATTACTCCTTGCTAGGACTGCATCCCTCGGCATCGGTAATCGAAATCCGTCATGCCTATCGGGAACTAAGCAAACGCTTTCATCCAGATACAACAGAGTTACCTGCTGCGATCGCTACTGCTAAATTTCAGCAACTCAACGAAGCTTACGCCACTCTCAGCAGCCCAGAACGCCGTTTAAGCTACGATTTAAAAATAGGCTACTCTCGCTTTGGAGTGATTCAAGCACCCGCTGACTTGAACCATCCCGTCGCTAATTTTTATGATTGGTCAAAATCAGCTTACCTTGATGCCAGCGATCGCCCGCTCTCACAAGGCGAAATCTTTGCTTTATTTATTATGGGGTTAACTATTCTGGGTTGTTTGTTATTGGCGATCGCCATCGGCTTAACTCGCGGCGATGCTGCCTTCCAGACACAACTTACACCACCAACGCCAGTAGTTCAAGAGCAAATTTACCACTTTTCTCAAACGAATAATTCTCTAGAAATTAACAAGTAA
- a CDS encoding bestrophin family protein codes for MVSKKFHWLKLAFQLKGSIVSAIYRRVLACGFFGIFVSLLYYFKLPVSQPIFESVIPSIVLGLLLVFRTNTAYDRFWEGRKCWGSMVNNTRNLARQILVSIDEITPEDKENKRAALYLLVAFSVATKYHLRGEPVNSELEELMGHSRYLKLKTLNNPPLKIAFWIGDYLQRQYKCNCLNNYQLIAIQDLLNNLVDNLGACERILKTPIPLAYAIHLKQLLLIYCLLLPFQLVESLGWWTGLITALISFTLFGIEAIGIEIENPFGHDANDLQLETICNTMKRNIDDLIKFNPYVRSHQGNLTN; via the coding sequence ATGGTAAGCAAAAAATTTCATTGGTTAAAACTAGCTTTTCAATTAAAAGGCTCGATTGTCTCAGCAATTTATAGAAGAGTTCTGGCTTGTGGTTTTTTCGGTATTTTTGTTTCTTTGCTTTACTATTTTAAATTACCTGTTTCTCAGCCAATTTTTGAAAGTGTTATTCCCAGTATTGTTTTAGGTTTATTACTCGTTTTTCGCACCAATACAGCTTACGACCGATTTTGGGAAGGTAGAAAATGCTGGGGTTCTATGGTAAATAATACGCGAAATTTAGCACGACAGATTTTGGTATCGATTGATGAAATAACCCCAGAGGATAAAGAAAATAAAAGGGCGGCATTATATTTATTGGTTGCTTTTTCTGTAGCAACTAAATACCACCTGCGGGGAGAACCTGTCAATAGTGAGTTAGAAGAACTCATGGGACATTCTCGGTATCTAAAATTAAAAACTTTGAATAATCCCCCTTTAAAGATTGCTTTCTGGATTGGTGATTATTTACAAAGGCAATACAAGTGTAATTGCCTAAATAACTATCAGTTAATAGCTATACAAGACTTATTAAATAATCTCGTGGATAATTTAGGAGCTTGCGAACGCATTCTTAAAACGCCGATTCCTCTAGCTTATGCTATTCATCTAAAACAATTACTATTAATATATTGCTTATTACTACCTTTTCAACTAGTGGAAAGTCTGGGATGGTGGACGGGTTTAATTACAGCTTTGATTAGTTTTACTTTGTTTGGCATTGAAGCCATTGGTATAGAGATAGAAAACCCCTTTGGTCATGATGCAAATGACTTGCAATTAGAGACTATTTGTAACACAATGAAACGCAATATCGACGATTTAATTAAGTTTAATCCATATGTGCGATCGCATCAAGGTAATCTAACCAATTGA
- the dnaK gene encoding molecular chaperone DnaK produces the protein MGKVVGIDLGTTNSVVAVMEGGKPVVIANAEGMRTTPSVVGFSKEGERVVGQMARRQTVLNPQNTFFAVKRFIGRRYSELSPESKRVPYTIRKDEVGNIKIVCPKLSKDFAPEEISAMVLKKLADDASRYLGDTVTGAVITVPAYFNDSQRQATRDAGRIAGLDVLRILNEPTAASLAYGLDRGDTETILVFDLGGGTFDVSILEVGDGVFEVKSTSGDTQLGGNDFDKKIVDWLAEKFLETEGVDLRRSDRQALQRLMEAAEKAKIELSAVSVTDINLPFITATEEGPKHIETRLTRAEFEGLCTDLVSRVRTPVKRALKDAGLIPEDIDEVVLVGGCTRIPMVKQLVRDLIGIEPNENVNPDEVVAVGAAIQAGILAGELKDVLLLDVTPLSIGLETIGGVMKKLIPRNTTIPVRRSDIFSTSENNQNTVEIHAVQGEREMAANNKSLGRFKLYGIPPAPRGVPQIQVSFDIDANGILQVTALDRTTGREQSVTIQGASTLSESEVNRMIQDAQKYADEDRERKERVEKRTRAEALILSAERQLREVALDFGMQFARNRRQRIDSISRELRESLQKNDDRGIDQTYADLQDALYDLNREVRQYYDDDEEDDLLGTIKEIFTGEKERERDNLRDNYRDRDNYGRDYGNNRDYGNNRDYSGNKDYGNNRDYSGNRDYRDKDRPSSYDSGSQRRSRPSYQDNWDDEDDDWL, from the coding sequence ATGGGCAAGGTAGTCGGCATCGACTTGGGTACAACCAACTCAGTAGTCGCCGTCATGGAGGGTGGCAAGCCGGTGGTGATTGCCAATGCAGAAGGAATGCGAACAACCCCCTCCGTCGTTGGCTTTAGCAAAGAAGGTGAAAGAGTCGTTGGGCAAATGGCACGGCGTCAAACCGTCCTCAACCCCCAAAATACCTTCTTTGCCGTAAAACGCTTCATTGGACGCAGGTATAGCGAACTGAGTCCAGAATCAAAGCGAGTACCCTACACGATTCGTAAAGACGAAGTAGGCAACATTAAAATAGTCTGTCCCAAACTCAGTAAAGACTTCGCTCCAGAAGAAATTTCCGCAATGGTGCTGAAAAAGCTGGCAGACGATGCAAGTCGTTACTTAGGTGATACAGTCACCGGGGCAGTAATTACCGTACCTGCTTATTTTAACGATTCTCAGCGCCAAGCGACACGAGATGCAGGCAGAATTGCCGGTTTAGATGTCCTGCGAATTCTTAACGAACCTACCGCCGCTTCTTTGGCTTATGGATTGGATCGCGGTGATACGGAGACAATCTTAGTATTCGATTTGGGTGGAGGCACCTTTGATGTATCGATTTTGGAAGTCGGTGATGGCGTGTTTGAAGTCAAATCAACTAGTGGAGATACGCAACTAGGTGGTAATGATTTTGACAAAAAAATTGTGGATTGGTTGGCAGAGAAATTTCTGGAAACAGAAGGCGTAGACTTAAGAAGAAGCGATCGCCAAGCTTTACAACGTCTAATGGAAGCTGCGGAAAAAGCCAAAATCGAACTTTCCGCCGTCAGCGTCACCGATATTAACTTACCCTTCATTACCGCCACTGAAGAAGGTCCCAAACATATCGAAACTCGTCTAACTCGCGCCGAATTTGAAGGTTTATGCACTGATTTGGTAAGTCGCGTCAGAACCCCAGTCAAAAGAGCGCTGAAAGATGCCGGTTTGATACCTGAAGATATCGATGAAGTTGTCCTGGTGGGGGGTTGTACCCGCATCCCAATGGTAAAGCAGTTAGTGCGTGACTTAATCGGCATCGAACCTAACGAGAATGTTAACCCCGATGAAGTTGTGGCAGTGGGTGCGGCAATTCAAGCGGGTATTCTTGCAGGAGAACTTAAGGATGTGCTGCTTTTGGATGTTACGCCTTTATCTATCGGCTTGGAAACCATCGGCGGCGTGATGAAAAAGCTGATTCCCCGCAATACAACTATACCAGTACGTCGCTCTGACATTTTCTCGACATCAGAAAATAACCAAAATACTGTGGAAATTCACGCAGTCCAAGGTGAACGGGAAATGGCAGCAAATAACAAGTCTTTGGGACGGTTCAAGCTGTATGGCATTCCCCCAGCACCAAGAGGAGTCCCGCAAATTCAGGTATCTTTTGATATCGATGCCAACGGTATTTTACAGGTAACAGCTTTAGATAGAACTACAGGCAGAGAGCAAAGTGTGACGATTCAAGGTGCTTCCACCTTAAGCGAGTCGGAAGTTAACCGAATGATTCAGGATGCTCAAAAATATGCTGATGAAGACCGGGAACGCAAAGAACGTGTAGAAAAGCGCACCCGTGCCGAGGCTTTAATTTTATCAGCAGAAAGACAACTTAGAGAAGTGGCGCTAGATTTTGGAATGCAATTTGCCCGAAATCGGCGTCAACGAATTGACAGTATTTCTCGCGAACTACGCGAAAGTTTACAAAAAAATGACGATCGCGGTATTGACCAAACTTACGCTGACTTGCAAGATGCTTTATACGATCTAAATCGGGAAGTTCGCCAATATTACGATGATGACGAAGAAGATGACTTGTTGGGTACGATTAAGGAAATCTTCACCGGCGAAAAAGAACGCGAGCGAGACAATTTAAGAGATAATTATCGCGATCGCGATAATTATGGCAGAGACTACGGCAACAACAGAGACTACGGCAACAACAGGGATTACAGCGGCAATAAAGACTACGGCAACAACAGAGATTACAGCGGCAACCGCGACTATAGAGACAAAGATCGTCCTTCCTCCTATGACAGCGGTTCCCAGAGGCGATCGCGTCCAAGTTACCAAGATAACTGGGATGATGAAGACGACGATTGGTTATAG
- the lysA gene encoding diaminopimelate decarboxylase, with amino-acid sequence MVSTHPAGIQHSGSQYLAETSSKNAKLSPNQQLLPLSARVNGNDCLEIGGCDVTTLVQQFGSPLYILDEETFIRACQQYRDSFKQYYKGESQVLYASKAWSCLAICAIAAHQGLGVDVASGGELYTALQAGVSPDKIYLHSNNKSRQELIFAIESGCTIVVDNWYELHTLVEIAEERGRGQGAGGQGGRRQEEFVSPSPLSPPSSSSPTPPIRIMLRLTPGIECHTHEYIQTGQLDTKFGFDPNALDELFTFVSKQSALNCAGLHAHIGSQIFERQPHRDLAALMVQWLSKAAGYGLNVTELNVGGGLGIKYIESDDPPSIEEWVKPICEVIESACEEENLPLPKLLCEPGRSLIATACVTAYTLGSSKVIPGIRTYVAVDGGMSDNARPITYQSVYRAVVANRMSTPLTETVTIAGKHCESGDILIKNAQLPKTKPGDILVVMATGAYNYSMASNYNRIPRSAAVIVKDGEANLILQRETYQDLIRQDCLPERLKKDFG; translated from the coding sequence ATGGTATCGACTCACCCGGCAGGTATTCAACATTCTGGTAGTCAGTATTTAGCTGAAACAAGCAGTAAAAATGCCAAATTGTCGCCCAATCAGCAACTTTTACCCTTGAGTGCCAGAGTTAATGGTAATGACTGCCTGGAAATTGGTGGCTGTGATGTCACAACTCTAGTTCAGCAGTTTGGTTCGCCTTTATATATTTTGGATGAAGAAACGTTCATTCGCGCTTGTCAGCAATACCGAGATTCTTTTAAGCAATACTACAAAGGTGAATCTCAGGTATTGTATGCTTCTAAGGCTTGGAGTTGTTTGGCAATTTGTGCGATCGCAGCTCATCAAGGTTTAGGTGTAGATGTAGCATCAGGAGGCGAACTTTACACGGCACTACAAGCGGGTGTCAGTCCTGATAAAATCTACCTTCATAGCAATAATAAGTCTCGCCAAGAGCTAATTTTTGCCATTGAATCTGGTTGCACCATCGTGGTGGATAACTGGTATGAGTTGCATACTTTGGTGGAGATAGCCGAGGAAAGAGGCAGGGGGCAGGGGGCAGGGGGGCAGGGGGGCAGGAGGCAGGAAGAGTTTGTCTCTCCATCTCCCTTGTCTCCCCCATCTTCCTCATCCCCCACTCCTCCCATCCGAATTATGCTGCGGCTGACTCCGGGAATTGAGTGTCACACTCATGAGTATATTCAAACAGGACAGTTAGATACTAAATTTGGCTTCGATCCGAACGCGCTGGATGAATTGTTTACTTTTGTAAGTAAGCAATCTGCTCTTAACTGCGCGGGATTACATGCTCATATTGGTTCTCAGATTTTTGAACGTCAACCGCATCGCGATTTAGCGGCTTTAATGGTGCAATGGTTGAGTAAAGCGGCTGGTTACGGTTTAAACGTGACAGAATTAAATGTTGGTGGCGGTTTGGGGATTAAGTATATTGAATCAGACGATCCACCGAGCATTGAAGAGTGGGTAAAACCGATTTGCGAGGTGATTGAATCGGCATGTGAAGAAGAAAATTTACCTTTACCTAAGTTATTATGTGAACCTGGGCGATCGCTAATTGCCACAGCTTGTGTCACTGCTTATACGTTAGGATCGTCCAAAGTGATTCCGGGAATCCGTACCTACGTAGCTGTGGATGGAGGAATGTCTGATAATGCACGACCGATTACTTACCAGTCAGTTTACCGGGCAGTAGTCGCCAATCGCATGTCAACTCCCTTAACCGAAACAGTGACAATTGCTGGTAAACATTGTGAATCAGGGGATATTCTCATAAAAAATGCCCAACTGCCAAAAACTAAACCCGGAGATATTCTCGTAGTAATGGCAACTGGTGCGTACAATTACAGTATGGCATCTAACTACAATCGCATACCGCGATCGGCAGCGGTTATAGTCAAGGATGGCGAAGCAAATTTAATTTTGCAGCGCGAAACTTATCAAGACTTGATTAGACAGGATTGCCTACCAGAAAGACTAAAGAAAGATTTTGGATAA